The following nucleotide sequence is from Nitratidesulfovibrio termitidis HI1.
GCCTACGACGTGCGCCGGGCGGAACCGTATTCCGTGTACGACCGCTTCGACTACGAGATTCCCGTGCGCCACGAGGAATGTTCCATGGCCCGGTACATGGTGCGCATGGCCGAGATCGAGCAGAGCCTGCGCATCATCGAGCAGGCCATCGAAAGCCTGCCCGAGGGCGAGCACATGCACCCCAAGGCCCCCAAGCCCAGCTTCAAGCTGCCCGCCGGGGAGTCGTACTTTGCGGTGGAAGGGGCGCGCGGCAAGATCGGCGTGTGGATCGCCAGCGACGGCGGCAAGACGCCCTACCGCGTCAAGCTGCGCGCGCCGGGCTTCTCCAACCTGGCCCTGTTCGCCGAATGCGCGCGGGGCACCCTGCTGGCCGACGCCGTTGCCATCCTTGGCAGCCTCGACATGGTCATCCCCGAAATCGACAGGTAGGCCGCCATGAATGCAACCATCTCCTTCGATTCCGTGCTGCACGTGGTGCTCGCGCTGGTGGGCGTGGCCGTCTTCGTGGGGCTGAACGGGCTGCTGCTCGTCTACGCCGAACGCAAGGTGGCGGGCTTCATCCAGCGCCGCCCCGGCCCCTACGAAGTGGGGCCGCAGGGCATATTGCAGGCCGTGGCCGACGCCCTGAAGCTGATCGGCAAGCAACTGGTGCGCCCGGACAGGGCAGACCCGCTGCTGTTCTGGATGGCCCCGGTGCTGGCCTTCTTTCCCGTGCTGCTGCTGTTTCTGCCCATTCCCTTCAGCCCGCTGCTCACCGGGTGGGACGTGAACCTCGGCCTGCTGCTCATCCTTGCCTTTGCCGGGTTCAACGTGCTGGCCCTGTTGCTTGCTGGGTGGGGCTCCAACAACAAGTACGGCCTGCTCGGCGCGGCCCGCGCCGTGGCCCAGTCCGTGGCCTATGAAATCCCCCTGCTGCTGGCCGTGCTGGCCATCGCCTTCCAGGAAGGCACGCTGAGCCTTACCGCCATCGTGGGCGGGCAGGGCGGCATGCCGTGGCAGTGGAACATCGCCGTGCAGCCGCTGGCGTTCCTGATCTTCTTCGTCAGCGCCCTGGGCGAGACCAACCGCGCCCCCTTCGACCTGCCCGAGGCCGAATCGGAACTGACCGCAGGCTTCCATACCGAATATTCGGGCATGGGCTTCGGCATGTTCTTCCTGGCCGAGTACGCCAACATGATCGTGGCGTGCAGCGTGTGCACCGTGCTGTTCCTGGGCGGCTGGAAAGGCCCGTTCCTGGACGGGGCATGGTGGTTCCTGGCCAAGGTGTACGGGCTGCTGCTGTCCATGATGTGGTTCCGCTGGACGTACCCGCGCGTGCGCTTCGACCAGCTGCTGAACCTGAACTGGCGGTGGCTGCTGCCCCTCGGCGTGCTGAACCTGCTGGCGACCGCGTTCGTCATGAAGCTGTAGAGACGGTAAGGCGACGGGGGAAGGGACCCTTTGAAAAGGGTCTCCTTCCCCCGGACCCCCATCCCCCCAAACTTTTCATAAGGGTGGACACCCGCATGAAGGGGTCAAGGGGACACGGTCCCCTTGCGGGGGGCCGGGGGGCAGAGCCCCCGCTCTCTAAGGAGGATATAATGGCATCGATCTTCCGCACCCTCGCCGACCTGTGGAGCCTTGTGGTGGGCCTTGGCATCACCGGCAAGGAATTCTGCAAGCCCGGCGTCACCGTGCACTACCCGCGGGCAGAGGTAACGCCGGAAGCGGCGGCCTCGTTCCGGGGGCCCATAGAACTCATCGGGCTGGACAAGGACCCGGCAAAGCCCAAGTGCATCGCCTGCATGCTCTGCGTGTCCGCCTGCCCCAGCAACTGCATAACCGTCACCCGCGCCCCCACGCCCAAGCCCACGCCAGAAGAACTGAAGGCCATGGCAGAGGCGGAAGCGCGCGGCGAAAAGCCCAAGAAGCCCGCACCGCCCA
It contains:
- a CDS encoding 4Fe-4S binding protein, translating into MASIFRTLADLWSLVVGLGITGKEFCKPGVTVHYPRAEVTPEAAASFRGPIELIGLDKDPAKPKCIACMLCVSACPSNCITVTRAPTPKPTPEELKAMAEAEARGEKPKKPAPPKAPGTWTYDFSLCSLCGSCVEACPVDSIGFSHDIYMVGTKREDFVFDQLARLARKAAARKPEPKKTAKAAPETAPPATPETATAPAPAPETAATPASEA
- the nuoH gene encoding NADH-quinone oxidoreductase subunit NuoH encodes the protein MNATISFDSVLHVVLALVGVAVFVGLNGLLLVYAERKVAGFIQRRPGPYEVGPQGILQAVADALKLIGKQLVRPDRADPLLFWMAPVLAFFPVLLLFLPIPFSPLLTGWDVNLGLLLILAFAGFNVLALLLAGWGSNNKYGLLGAARAVAQSVAYEIPLLLAVLAIAFQEGTLSLTAIVGGQGGMPWQWNIAVQPLAFLIFFVSALGETNRAPFDLPEAESELTAGFHTEYSGMGFGMFFLAEYANMIVACSVCTVLFLGGWKGPFLDGAWWFLAKVYGLLLSMMWFRWTYPRVRFDQLLNLNWRWLLPLGVLNLLATAFVMKL